CTCTCGGGGGGGATCGACTCGGCCGTCAGCGCGGCCCTGGCGGTGCGCGCCCTGGGGCGCGAGGCCGTGCTCGGCGTCTACCTGCCCTACCGCACCAGCAGCCCCGATTCGCTGACCGACGCCGCCGCGGTGGCCGCCCAGCTGGGCATCCGCGCCGAGCGGCGCGAGATCTCCGACCTCGCCGACGCCTACCTGCGCGACGTCCCGCCCGAAGCCGGCTTGCGCCGCGGGAACGTGATGGCGCGCTGCCGCATGATCGTCCTGTACGACCTCTCGGCGCGCGACCGCACGTTGGTGCTGGGCACCGGCAACCGCACCGAGACCCTGCTGGGGTACGCCACCCTGCACGGGGACGCGGCCTTCGGGCTGAACCCGCTGGGCGATCTCTACAAGGCCGAAGTCCGCGCGCTGGCGCGGCACCTGGGCCTGCCGGCCCGGGTCATCGAGAAGGCGCCGAGCGCCGACCTGTGGGCCGGCCAGACCGACGAGGCCGAGCTGGGATTCACCTACGAGCAGGCCGACCTCATCCTGCACCACATGGTGGACCTGGGTCTGGACGACGCGCGGCTCTCGGCGCTGGGGTTCGCGCCGGAACTGGTCGCCACGGTCCGCGCCCGCGTCCGCGCGCAGGCCTTCAAGTGGCTGCCGGTGCCGAGCGCGTCCTTCCCGGGCCGCCCCCTGCCCGACGTCGCGGGCGGCTTCTGAGGTGGAAACGCCCGAGCGCCCCGTCACCGTGGCGATCCCGGATCTCGCGGAGCCAGAGGGCTCGTGCCTGTTCGTGGCGACGCCGATCGGCAACCTGGACGACGTGACCCTGCGCGCGCTCGGGGCGTTGCGCGACGCCGACATCGTCTACGCCGAGGACACGCGGCGCACGCGGGGCCTGCTGTCGCGCTACGGCCTGCACGCCCGCATGGAGCCCTACCACGACCACAACAAGGAGCGGCAGGCGCCGCGGGTGGTCGAGCGGGTGCGTCGGGGCGATCGCGTGGTCGTGGTCAGCGACGCCGGCATGCCCGCGGTGGCCGATCCGGGCTACCTGATCGTCCAGGGCCTGCGCGAGGCCGGCCTGCCCTGGTCGGTGGCGCCCGGCGCCTCGAGCGTGCTGGCGGCGCTGGTGCTGTCGGGGTTCCCGACCGACCGGTTCCTGTTCACGGGCTACACGCCGCGCAAGCCCGGGAAGCTGCGGTCCTTCCTGAAGGAGGCGCTGGCGGAGCGCGGGACGGTGGTCATGCTCGAGTCGTGCCACCGCATCCGCAAGACGCTCGACGCGCTGGTCGAGGTGGCGCCCCATCGCGAGCTGGCGATCGCGCGCGAGATCACGAAGATCCACGAGGAGACCCTGCGCGGCACGGCCGCCGAACTGCTGGTACTGATGGACGGCCCCCGCTTGAAGGGCGAACTGGTGCTGCTGGCCCGCGGCCGGCCCGCCGGGGAAGAAGGAGCCTGAGATGGACAGGATCGGACTGAAGGCGGCGGCCCGCGACAAGGTCAAGCCCCTGGTGCTCGCCCTGGATCGGGCCGGGGTGTCGCCCGACGGGGTGTCGCTCGCGGGTCTGGGGATCAGCATCTTCGCCGCCTGGATCACGGCCGCCGGGCAGCTCTTCCTCGGTGCCCTGGTCCTGATCGTCGGCTCGGTGTTCGACATGCTGGACGGCGACCTGGCGCGGCTGCAGGGGCGGGCCAGCCGGCGCGGCGCCTTCCTCGACTCCAACTTCGACCGGCTGTCCGAGGCGGCGGTCTACGCGGGGCTGGCCTGGTTCTACATGGAGGCCCTGTCCTGGCCCGACTCCGGCGCCGTGCTGCTGGTGATCCTCGCCCTGACCGGTTCGTTGACCACCAGCTACGCGCGCGCGCGCGCCGAGGGCCTGGGCGTCACCTGCACGGGCGGCTGGCTGCAGCGCCCCGAGCGCATGGTCCTGCTGATCCTCGGCATGATCCTCGGCCGCCACGTGCTGAAGCTGGTGCTGGCGCTGCTGGCCGCCGCGACCCTCTTCACCACGCTGCAGCGGATCGCCACGGTCAGCCGCGACCTGGGCGACGAGTCGCGCGCCGTACCGCGGCGGCCGTCGCGGGCGGCCCCGTCCGGACCGGCGCCGATCGCCGCCGCGACCGGCGGACCGGGTGCCCCGGACGATCCTGAAGATCCGGATGATCCGGAAGTCCTGGCCGGCGCGGAACCCGCGGCGCCGGGCCCCGATCCCGACGGCGAAGTCCGGCTCGAGGAGCCAGACGACGACGACGACCCCTACGCGGACCTCCACCACCGTGGCTGATCCGGCCCGCCGGGGCCTGTTGGTCACCTTCGAGGGGCCCGAGGGCAGCGGCAAGTCGACGCTCATCCGCGGGCTGGCCGGGCGCCTCGAGGCGCTCGGCAGGCCGGTCCTGACGACGCGCGAGCCGGGCGGCACGCCCGTCGGCGAGCGCATCCGCTCCGTGCTGCTGGACCCGTCGCTGCCGGAGCTGTGTCCCGAGACCGAACTGCTGCTGATGGTGGCCAGCCGGGCCCAGCTGGTCCGCGAGGTCGTGCTGCCCGCCCTCGCCGCCGGCCGGATCGTGCTCTGCGACCGCTACGCCGACGCGTCGGTCGCCTACCAGGGCGCCGGCCGGGAACTGGGCCGCTCGCAGGTCGATTCCCTGAACGACTTCGCGCTGGCCGGGGCGGTGCCGGACCTGACCCTGCTTTGCCTGCTGCCGCCGGCCGCCGGCCGTCGCCGGTTCGGGGACCGCGATCCCGACCGCCTCGAACGGGAATCGGCGGCCTTCCACGAACGGGTCTACGCCGCCTACCTCGCCATGGCCGGGTCCGGCGACCCCCGCTTCCGCGCGTTGGACGCGACCGCCCCGCCGGACGGGCAGGTCGAGCAGGCCGTCGCCCACCTGCGCGGTCTGGAACACGATTTGCTGACGGGACTATAATCGCTTATGGATGTGCCCGAAATACGGGGTGCCCCGTCGCCCGCCACCCGTGAGAAAGCCGGTCGAGCATGATGGCCCTTGCGCGCAACTTCGCCGCCCTGCGGCGCCCCCTGCTGGCCCTGGTCGCCCTGGTCTCCCTGGCCGCGTCCGCGGCGCCCGCCGCCGCCCAGGATTCCACGCGCACCCTGGAGCGCCCGCGCGGCACCGACCGCCAGCGCTACATCGAGGCCCTGCAGACCCTGGGCAACGTCTACGAGCGCGTGTTCTACAACTACGTCGACGACGTCGACGCCGACGCGCTGCTCGAGGCCGGCATCAACGGCATGATGGGCTACCTCGACGAGCACTCGCAGTACCTGCCCCCGAAGAACTACGAGGACCTCATGATGTCCACCGAGGGGGAGTTCGGCGGGCTGGGCATCACCATCAACATCCGCGACCACTATCCGACCGTCGTCTCGCCGATCGAGGGCACGCCCGCCTTCCTGATGGGCATCCAGGGCGGCGACCGCATCGTGGAGATCGAGGGCGAGTCGACCTTCGACTTCGGCAGCGACGACGCCGTGAAGCTGCTGCGTGGCGAGCCGGGCACCCAGGTCACGATCACCATCCAGCGCGAGGGCACCAAGGACCCGTTCCCGCTGACCATCACGCGCGCCGTGATCGAGGTCGAGAGCGTGCCCTACGCCTTCATGATGGGGGACATCGGCTACATCCGCGTGCAGAGCTTCGCCCGCACCACGCCCGACGAGATCCGCGACAAGATCGCCGAGCTGCGCGCCCTGAACGCGCGCGGCCTCGTGCTGGACCTGCGCTGGAACCCGGGCGGCCTGCTGGAGTCCGCCAACGGCGTCAGCGAGCTGTTCCTGGACCACAACGAGCTGATCGTCTACACCAAGGGCCGCCTGCGCAACCAGAACCGCAGCTACTACGCCGAGAAGGACCGCCACGCCGCGGCGGGGCTGCCGACGATCGTCATGATCAACGGCGCTTCGGCGTCGGCCAGCGAGATCGTCGCCGCCGCCGTGCAGGACCACGACGCCGCGCTGGTCGTCGGCAAGACGAGCTTCGGCAAGGGGTCGGTCCAGACCGTCTTCCCCCTGAGCGAGGACAGCGCCCTGAAGCTGACCACGGCCAAGTACTACACGCCCAGCGGCCGCTCCATCCACAAGGACCGCCACGAGGACGACAGCGACCTCGACCTGACGCTGGAGCCCGCCCGCGACGGCCCGCCCGACGTCGAGCTCGACCTGCCGCGCGCCGAGAAGGAGAAGTTCGCCACCGACAGCGGGCGCGTCGTCTACGGCGGCGGCGGCATCACGCCGGACATCGAGGTCGAGCAGCCCTTCCTGGGCGACTTCGAGGTGGCGCTGGAGCGCGACGGGGCGCTGTTCAGCTTCGCCACCTGGTGGGCCGCCTACCACGACGTGCCGAGCGACCTGACGGTCGACGCCCCCATGTTCGCGGCCTTCAAGGAGCACCTGCGCAAGCGCGAGAAGATCGAGGAATACCTGGGCGTCTACGACCTGAAGCTCGACGACGAGCTGCTGGCCGCCAACCGCGCCTACATCGAGCAGGGGATCCGGCGCGAGCTGATGCGCCACAAGTACGGGCAGCTCGCCGCCTACCAGGTCGCCATCGAGGACGACGTCCAGCTGAAGGAAGTCCTGAAGCTCTTCGAGCGGGCCCGCAGCCTCGACGACCTGCTGCGCCTCGCCCGCGAGTGGGAGAGCTCCCAGGTCGCGGAGGCGGCCAAGCCGGACGCCGGCGCGCCCGTGGTCCGCTGACGGGGCTCAGATCCGGTCGAACGCCTGCGCGAGGTCCGCGATGATGTCCTCGGGGTCCTCGAGGCCCACCGAGAGCCGGACCATCGCCGGGTCGATGCCCACCTTCAGCAGCTCCTCCTCGGAGTAGGTGCTGTGGGTCATGGTCGCGGGGTGCTCGATGAGGGTGTCCACGTCCCCGAGGCTCACCGCGAGGGTGCACAGCTCCACGCTGTTCATCACCGTGCGGCCGGCGTCGCGGCCGCCCGCGACCAGGAAGCTGATCAGGCCGCCGAAGCCGGCCTGCTGCCGCTTCGCCAGCTCGTGCTGGGGGTGCGAGGGCAGGCCGGGGTAGATCACGCGCGTCACCTTGGGGTGCTTCTCCAGCCACTTCGCCACCGTCATCGCGTTCTCGCCGTGCTGGCGGACGCGCACCGCCAGGGTCTTCAGCCCGCGGATCAGCAGCCAGGCGTTGAAGGGGCTGATGCAGCCGCCGATGTCGCGCAGGGTCTCGAAGCGCGCGCGGGTGATGAACTCGGACGAGCCCACCAGGATGCCGGCGATCGCGTCGCCGTGGCCGCCGATGTACTTCGTCGCGCTGTGCAGCACGATGTCGGCGCCCATCTCCAGCGGCCGCTGCAGCACCGGCGTGCAGAACGTGTTGTCCACCAGCAGCGGGATGCCGTGCCGGCGCGCGATCGCGATCACCGCGGGCAGGTCGGTCAGCACCAGCGTGGGGTTGGCGGGCGTCTCGACGTAGAGCAGCTTCGTGGCCGGGGTGATCGCGCGCTCGAAGTTGGCGGGGTCGGTGGCGTCGACCTCCGTGACCGTGATGCCGAGGCGCGGCAGCGTGTGGGTGAACAGCTGGTGGGTGCCGCCGTAGAGGGTGTCGCCCGAGACGACGTGGTCCCCGCTGCCGCACAGGGTCAGCACGGCGGTGGTGCAGGCGGCCATGCCGCTGGCCAGGGCCAGGGCGGCCTCGCCGCCCTCCAGCGCCGCCAGGCGGCACTCCAGCGCCTCCTGGGTGGGGTTGCCCAGGCGCGTGTAGAGGAAGCCGTCGTTCTCCCCGGCGAAGATGGCGGCGCCGTGCTCGGCGCTCTCGAAGGCGAAGGTCGAGGTCTGGACGATGGGGCACGAGACCGGGCGGGCGGTGCGCCAGCGGCCGTCCGAGACGTGGCCGTGGCCGTGGATGCAGCGCGTCTGGAAGCCGTAGCTCTTCTTGTCGGACATGGATCCCCCCCGCCTTCCGGGCGGCGGGGGTGGGATTGCGCTTGCAATCTCCCGCCGCCCTGGAACAATGGGCCGGTCGCGACGTAGGAGCCCGCCGCAGACGTCGGCAACGTCCCGCAGAATACCAGGATTCAAGATGGAAGCCACCAAGACCGCTGTCAAACCCGCCGCCGCGGCCATCGCCGTGCGGGACTTGACGTTCGCCTACGCGGCGGCGCCGGTCCTGCAGGACGTGAGCTTCGGCCTCGAGAAACGGGCCGTGGGCCTGCTCGGCCCCAACGGTTCCGGCAAGACCACGCTGCTGCGGGCCCTGCTCGGCCACCTGCCGCTGAAGCGGGGGGCCGTCACGGTCATGGGCTGCGACATGGCGCGCGACCCCCGCGGCGCGCGCCGCCGGATCGGCTGGATGCCCGAGCGCGGCGGCATCCTGCCCGGCATGAGCGGCGTCTCCATGGTGGCCTACCTCGGCGAGCTCGGCGGCATGCCGCCCACCGACGCCCTGCAGCGCGCCCACGAGGTCCTGAACTACGTCGGCCTCGCCGACGAGCGCTACCGCGAGGCCGACACCTACAGCCAGGGCATGCGTCAGCGCCTGAAGCTGGCCCAGGCCCTGGTCCACGACCCCGACTGGCTGCTGCTGGACGAGCCGACCAGCGGCCTGGACCCGCGCGGTCGCGTCAGCATGCTCGAACTCATGCGCGACCTGGCCGCGAACAAGGGCTTCGGGATCATCCTGTCGACGCACCTGCTGGCGGACGTGCGCGAGGTCTGCCAGGAGATCCTGGTCCTGCGCCAGGGCCGGCTGCTGAGCCACGGCCGCGTCGAGGTGGCGCCGCCCGGGGCGACGGCGCAGTTCCTGGTCGAGGGCTTCGGCGACGAGCCGGCGTTCCTGGCCGCGCTGCAGGCCGCCGGGCTCGCGGCCGCGCGCCGCGAGCGGCTCCTGGAAATCACCGCCCCGGCCGACGCCGGCGCCCGCCTGGTGCTCGCGGCCGCCTCGGCCAGCGGCTTCGCGCTGCGCCGGCTGCAGCCGCGCCGCGAGACCCTCGAGGACCTGTTCTACCAGCTCGTCGACGACGCCGACGACGCGCGCAGCAAGGACTGACATGCCCGTCTACGAACGCGGATACCGTCCCTGGGAGCACAGCGGCCACCGCGCGCGCGCGCCCTGGTGGACGATCGCCCGGCGCGGCATCGCCGAGCCGCTGAAGAGCCGCCGCCTGCTGTTCCTGCTGGCGGTCGCCTGGGTGCCGGCCATCGTCAAGGGCGGCATCCTCTACTTCACCTTCCAGATGGGCGAGCTGTCGCGCCTGATCGGCGGCAAGTGGACCGACATCAGTCCGCGCGGCTTCCTGGCCTACCTGGGCTGGCAGTCGCCGTTCGTGCTGATCCTGCTGGCGATCATCGGCTCGGGCCTGATCAGCCGCGACCGCCGCGAGAACGGCCTCGCCCTGTACCTGTCGCGGCCGCTGGGCGTGCGCGACTACGTCCTGGGCAAGGGCGCCGTGATCATGTTCTACTACTTCGCCGTGACGCTGCTGCCCGTCTGGGCGCTGTGCCTGTTCGGCTACCTGGTGACCAGCGGCGCGACCGGGATGCAGATGCTCCTGCTGATCCCCCTGCAGGCGCTGGCCTACTGCCTGGTGACCGGCGCCGGCTTCACGCTGGTGCTGCTGGCCCTGTCCTCGATCGGCCAGCGCACGGTGTTCGTCGCCCTGTGGTGGGTGCTGCTCTACGCGGGCACCGACGGGCTCGCCCAGATCATGTCGCTGTTCAGCCCCGGCCTGCAGATCCTCAACTTCCCCGGCCAGTTCCTCAACGCGGGCATCGTCTTCTTCGGCGGCGAACCGCTGTGCGAGGTGCCGCCGGCGGCGAGCCTGCTGGTCGTGCTGGCCTACGCGGCCCTGGGCGCCTGGGTGCTGCGGCGGCGGATCAAGCCCGTGGAGGTGGTGGCGTGAACGTCGCACCCGCGTCCGCCACGGCCGTGCTGCAGGCGCAGCGGGTCAGCAAGTGGTTCGGCGAGGTCATCGCCGTCAACGACTGCACGCTCGCGCTGGGCCCCGGCGTGACCGGGCTGCTGGGCCTCAACGGCGCCGGCAAGACGACCCTGTTCAAGATGCTGTCGGGTCTGATCACGCCCAGCCAGGGGGAGGTGCTCATCCGCGGGCACCGCCTGCGCCGCGACGTGGGCCTGTTCCGCCGCGTGGGCTTCTGCCCCGAGAGCGACGCGCTGTTCGACTGGCTGACCGGGCGCGAGTTCCTGCGGCTCATGGTCCGGCTGATGGGCTACGACGGGACGGAAGTGGACGCGCGCGCCGAACGCGCGCTGGACCTCGTGCACCTCGGCGACGCCGCCGACCGGCGCATCGGCGCCTACTCCAAGGGCATGCGGCAGAAGGTCAAGATGGCCCAGGCCCTGGCCCACGATCCCGAGATCGTGTTCCTGGACGAGCCGCTCAACGGCATGGACCCCGTGTCGCGGCGGGAGATCGTCGCGCTGGTGCAGCGCCTGGGCGACGAGGGGCGCTGCGTGGTGGTGTCGAGCCACATCCTGCCCGAGATCGAGACCATGACCCGCTCGATCGTGCTGATCCACCGCGGCAAGCTGATGGCCGAGGGCGACATCACCGAGATCCGCGACGCGATCCACGACCGCCCCACCATCGTGGCGCTCACCTCGACCGAGGCGCGGCGCCTGGCGTCGTCGCTGGCCGGGCGCGACCTGGTGCGCGGGGTCGAGATCGACGAGTTCGGCCGCGTCGTGGCGCGCACCGACCACGCCGTGAACTTCTACCGCGAGCTGCCGGGCTGGCTGCTGGCGGAGTCCCTGCCCGTCGACGAGATCGAGACCCTCGACGACAACCTGCAGGCGGTCTTCGACTATCTGGTGGGGGGTTGAGATGAGCGTCGCCGCACCGCCCGCCGCCGCGGGCGCCGCCGCCGGGAACGACCGGCCGCTGGGCCTGGCGGTCTCGGCCTACTGGATCGCGTTCTTCTCCTTCCGCGAGATGGTGCGCCGCCGGCGCATCCTCTCGGTGGGGCTGCTGATGCTGCTGCCGGTGGTGCTGGCGGTGGCGTGGCGGCTCCTGGACCGCGAGGGGAAGATCCCGCCGGAGCTGCTGCTGGCCAACCTCAGCGGCATGGTCTACATCCACTTCATGGTCGCGATCGTCTCGCTGGCCTTCGGCCTGTCGGCCATCGGCGAGAGCGCCGACGAGGGCACCATCATCTACTACTGGACCCGGCCCCTGCGCCGCGAGGCCATCTACCTGGGGCGCCTGGTGGCGGCGCAGGCGGTGGCCGGGCTGCTGGTGGCGGGTTCGCTGGTCGCGGCCTTCCTGGTGATGACGGTGGGGAACTTCGGGATCATCTCGATGGACTTCCTGAAGCTCTACGTCAGCGCCTGCCTGGTCATCCTCTTCGGCGCGGTCGTCTACACGGCCATCTTCGCCGCCGCGGGCACCTGGCTCAAGAAGCCCATGCTGCCGGCCATCCTGTTCGCGTTCGGCTGGGAGTCCATCGGCGGCAACGCGCCGCTGCGGCTGCAGGAGCTGACGGTGGTCTTCCACCTGCGCAACCTGCTGCACAACACCGCGGCCTCGACCGGCGACATGCCCAACCTGCTGCAGGAGCTGAAGGTCATGCTCCTGCACGAGGTGCCGCCGTCCCCGTGGCACTCCTTCCTGGTGCTGCTGGCCGTGGCGGC
The DNA window shown above is from bacterium and carries:
- a CDS encoding NAD+ synthase, producing MTAASDWDWLIPAAHAERETVAFLRATVAASGAAGVVIGLSGGIDSAVSAALAVRALGREAVLGVYLPYRTSSPDSLTDAAAVAAQLGIRAERREISDLADAYLRDVPPEAGLRRGNVMARCRMIVLYDLSARDRTLVLGTGNRTETLLGYATLHGDAAFGLNPLGDLYKAEVRALARHLGLPARVIEKAPSADLWAGQTDEAELGFTYEQADLILHHMVDLGLDDARLSALGFAPELVATVRARVRAQAFKWLPVPSASFPGRPLPDVAGGF
- the rsmI gene encoding 16S rRNA (cytidine(1402)-2'-O)-methyltransferase: METPERPVTVAIPDLAEPEGSCLFVATPIGNLDDVTLRALGALRDADIVYAEDTRRTRGLLSRYGLHARMEPYHDHNKERQAPRVVERVRRGDRVVVVSDAGMPAVADPGYLIVQGLREAGLPWSVAPGASSVLAALVLSGFPTDRFLFTGYTPRKPGKLRSFLKEALAERGTVVMLESCHRIRKTLDALVEVAPHRELAIAREITKIHEETLRGTAAELLVLMDGPRLKGELVLLARGRPAGEEGA
- a CDS encoding ABC transporter ATP-binding protein, producing the protein MNVAPASATAVLQAQRVSKWFGEVIAVNDCTLALGPGVTGLLGLNGAGKTTLFKMLSGLITPSQGEVLIRGHRLRRDVGLFRRVGFCPESDALFDWLTGREFLRLMVRLMGYDGTEVDARAERALDLVHLGDAADRRIGAYSKGMRQKVKMAQALAHDPEIVFLDEPLNGMDPVSRREIVALVQRLGDEGRCVVVSSHILPEIETMTRSIVLIHRGKLMAEGDITEIRDAIHDRPTIVALTSTEARRLASSLAGRDLVRGVEIDEFGRVVARTDHAVNFYRELPGWLLAESLPVDEIETLDDNLQAVFDYLVGG
- a CDS encoding ABC transporter permease — protein: MPVYERGYRPWEHSGHRARAPWWTIARRGIAEPLKSRRLLFLLAVAWVPAIVKGGILYFTFQMGELSRLIGGKWTDISPRGFLAYLGWQSPFVLILLAIIGSGLISRDRRENGLALYLSRPLGVRDYVLGKGAVIMFYYFAVTLLPVWALCLFGYLVTSGATGMQMLLLIPLQALAYCLVTGAGFTLVLLALSSIGQRTVFVALWWVLLYAGTDGLAQIMSLFSPGLQILNFPGQFLNAGIVFFGGEPLCEVPPAASLLVVLAYAALGAWVLRRRIKPVEVVA
- a CDS encoding S41 family peptidase; protein product: MMALARNFAALRRPLLALVALVSLAASAAPAAAQDSTRTLERPRGTDRQRYIEALQTLGNVYERVFYNYVDDVDADALLEAGINGMMGYLDEHSQYLPPKNYEDLMMSTEGEFGGLGITINIRDHYPTVVSPIEGTPAFLMGIQGGDRIVEIEGESTFDFGSDDAVKLLRGEPGTQVTITIQREGTKDPFPLTITRAVIEVESVPYAFMMGDIGYIRVQSFARTTPDEIRDKIAELRALNARGLVLDLRWNPGGLLESANGVSELFLDHNELIVYTKGRLRNQNRSYYAEKDRHAAAGLPTIVMINGASASASEIVAAAVQDHDAALVVGKTSFGKGSVQTVFPLSEDSALKLTTAKYYTPSGRSIHKDRHEDDSDLDLTLEPARDGPPDVELDLPRAEKEKFATDSGRVVYGGGGITPDIEVEQPFLGDFEVALERDGALFSFATWWAAYHDVPSDLTVDAPMFAAFKEHLRKREKIEEYLGVYDLKLDDELLAANRAYIEQGIRRELMRHKYGQLAAYQVAIEDDVQLKEVLKLFERARSLDDLLRLAREWESSQVAEAAKPDAGAPVVR
- a CDS encoding ABC transporter permease subunit, which gives rise to MSVAAPPAAAGAAAGNDRPLGLAVSAYWIAFFSFREMVRRRRILSVGLLMLLPVVLAVAWRLLDREGKIPPELLLANLSGMVYIHFMVAIVSLAFGLSAIGESADEGTIIYYWTRPLRREAIYLGRLVAAQAVAGLLVAGSLVAAFLVMTVGNFGIISMDFLKLYVSACLVILFGAVVYTAIFAAAGTWLKKPMLPAILFAFGWESIGGNAPLRLQELTVVFHLRNLLHNTAASTGDMPNLLQELKVMLLHEVPPSPWHSFLVLLAVAAVAFALGCWLLRRKEIFR
- a CDS encoding CDP-alcohol phosphatidyltransferase family protein, whose protein sequence is MDRIGLKAAARDKVKPLVLALDRAGVSPDGVSLAGLGISIFAAWITAAGQLFLGALVLIVGSVFDMLDGDLARLQGRASRRGAFLDSNFDRLSEAAVYAGLAWFYMEALSWPDSGAVLLVILALTGSLTTSYARARAEGLGVTCTGGWLQRPERMVLLILGMILGRHVLKLVLALLAAATLFTTLQRIATVSRDLGDESRAVPRRPSRAAPSGPAPIAAATGGPGAPDDPEDPDDPEVLAGAEPAAPGPDPDGEVRLEEPDDDDDPYADLHHRG
- a CDS encoding ABC transporter ATP-binding protein; protein product: MEATKTAVKPAAAAIAVRDLTFAYAAAPVLQDVSFGLEKRAVGLLGPNGSGKTTLLRALLGHLPLKRGAVTVMGCDMARDPRGARRRIGWMPERGGILPGMSGVSMVAYLGELGGMPPTDALQRAHEVLNYVGLADERYREADTYSQGMRQRLKLAQALVHDPDWLLLDEPTSGLDPRGRVSMLELMRDLAANKGFGIILSTHLLADVREVCQEILVLRQGRLLSHGRVEVAPPGATAQFLVEGFGDEPAFLAALQAAGLAAARRERLLEITAPADAGARLVLAAASASGFALRRLQPRRETLEDLFYQLVDDADDARSKD
- a CDS encoding aminotransferase class I/II-fold pyridoxal phosphate-dependent enzyme, translated to MSDKKSYGFQTRCIHGHGHVSDGRWRTARPVSCPIVQTSTFAFESAEHGAAIFAGENDGFLYTRLGNPTQEALECRLAALEGGEAALALASGMAACTTAVLTLCGSGDHVVSGDTLYGGTHQLFTHTLPRLGITVTEVDATDPANFERAITPATKLLYVETPANPTLVLTDLPAVIAIARRHGIPLLVDNTFCTPVLQRPLEMGADIVLHSATKYIGGHGDAIAGILVGSSEFITRARFETLRDIGGCISPFNAWLLIRGLKTLAVRVRQHGENAMTVAKWLEKHPKVTRVIYPGLPSHPQHELAKRQQAGFGGLISFLVAGGRDAGRTVMNSVELCTLAVSLGDVDTLIEHPATMTHSTYSEEELLKVGIDPAMVRLSVGLEDPEDIIADLAQAFDRI
- the tmk gene encoding dTMP kinase; this encodes MADPARRGLLVTFEGPEGSGKSTLIRGLAGRLEALGRPVLTTREPGGTPVGERIRSVLLDPSLPELCPETELLLMVASRAQLVREVVLPALAAGRIVLCDRYADASVAYQGAGRELGRSQVDSLNDFALAGAVPDLTLLCLLPPAAGRRRFGDRDPDRLERESAAFHERVYAAYLAMAGSGDPRFRALDATAPPDGQVEQAVAHLRGLEHDLLTGL